Part of the Deinococcus roseus genome, TGGCCCCGTCCATGTACACCTGACCGCCGTGCTCATGGATCAAATCGCAGATCTGGGTGATGGATTCCTCGTACACACCGTGGGTGGAAGGGTAGGTGACCATCAGGGCAGAGAGGTTTGCGCTGTGTTTTTCCACTTTGGTCTTCAGGTCCTCAAGGTCCACGTTGCCGTTCTCGTCGCACTTCACAACCACCACGTCCAGGCCCATCATGCTGGCGGTGGCGGGGTTGGTGCCGTGGGCACTGGAAGGAATCAGGCAGATGTTGCGGTGCCCCTCTCCCCTGGCCTCGTGGTACTTCTGGATCACCAGCAGGCCAGCGTACTCACCCTGAGCGCCACTGTTGGGCTGCATGCTGATGGCATCGTATCCGGTGATGTCTGCCAGCCAGCTTTCCAGTTCGGTGATCATCTCCTGGTAGCCTTCGGTCTGGTCCACAGGTGCGAAGGGGTGGATGCTGCCAAACTCGGGCCAGGTGACGGGGATCATCTCGGTGGTGGCATTCAGCTTCATGGTGCAGGATCCCAGCGGAATCATGCCGTGCACAAGGCTGTAGTCCTTGTTCTCCAGGTGTTTCAGGTAACGCAGCATGCCATGCTCACTGTGGTGGGTGTTGAAGACGGGGTGCTGCAGGTAAGCGCTGGTGCGTTCCAGACCTGCAGGAATGCCAGAGATGTCCCCATCAACAACCTTCTGGTCCAGAGCGGCCAGATCGGCTTTCTGCCCTGTCAGGACTTCAATCAGGGTGACCACATCATCCAGGGTGGTGCTTTCGTCCAGAGAGAGGCCCACTTTGCCTGCTTCAAAACGCAGGTTGATTTCTGCGGCCAGAGCGCGGCTGCGAACCTCTTCCACGTTGCCTTCAAAAGTCAGGGTGTCAAAGTGGGCGGTGTTGGGTTTGAAGCCTGCACTTTCCAGAGCCACGCGCACAATGCTGGTCAGGCGCTCAACACGCTCTGCAATGGTCCTGAGGGTATCGGGACCGTGGTAAACAGCGTAAGCAGCAGCCATGTTGGCCAGCAGGGCCTGGGCGGTGCAGATGTTGCTGGTGGCCTTCTCGCGGCGGATGTGCTGTTCACGGGTCTGCATGGCCATGCGGTAGGCGGTGTTGCCTCTGGCGTCTTTGGACACCCCGATGATGCGTCCTGCAGCACTGCGCTTGTACTCATCGCGGCAGGCAAAGAAGGCGGCGTGAGGGCCACCAAAGCCCATGGGAACCCCAAAACGCTGGGAGTTGCCAATCACCACATCTGCACCCATTTCACCGGGGGCTTTGAGGACGGTCAGGGCCAGCAAATCGGTGGCCACAGAGACCAGCGCACCTCTGGCATGGGCGGTGTCAATCACGCTGGTGAGGTCTTTGACTTCACCGTAGGTGTTGGGGTACTGCAGCTGCACCCCGAACACATCTGCATCTTTCAGGTCGGTTTCGGGGTTGCCCACCACCACTTCGAAGCCGAAGTACTGTGCACGGGTCTGAATCACATCCAGGGTCTGGGGGTGGATGTCGCTGGCAACGAAGTATTTGTTGCTCTTGCTCTTCTTGTTGGAGCGCTTCGCCAGGGTCATGGCTTCTGCGGCCGCAGTGGCCTCGTCCAGCAGGCTGGCGTTGGCCACTTCCATGCCGGTCAGGTCCATCACCATCTGCTGGAAGTTGAGCAGCATTTCCAGACGGCCCTGGGAAATCTCAGCCTGGTAAGGGGTGTAGGCGGTGTACCAGCCGGGGTTTTCCAGCACGTTTCTGAGGATCACATGGGGAACCAGGGTTCCGTAATACCCCATCCCGATGTAGCTTTTGAAGACTTTGTTCTTGCTGGCTTTGCTTTTCAGGTCTGCAAGGGCTTCCACTTCGGTGAAGGTGCGGCCCACCTTCAGTTCACCCTCAAAACGGATGCTTTCTGGGAGGGTGGATTCCACCAGTTCGTCCAGGGTGTTCACACCCAGGGTGTTCAGCATCTCTAAAATTTCCTGTTCATTCGGGCCAATGTGGCGCGAGATGAAGTCGTCTTGCAGGTTCAGGTGTTGCAGGGATTTTCGGGTCATGGTTCCTCCGTGGGGAAGCTCAGGCTATAGATATAATCGTATACGATTATTCGCAAAGAAATGTGAACTTGCCTGGGAACAGAGAAACGGCAGAAGGCAGAAAACAAAAGGCTGAAGCAAATCCTGCTAGAGCTGATGCTTTTTGGGCCTTCTGCTCTCCGCCTTCTGCTCAATCAGTAAATCGCATCCTCATCCCACTCCACTTCAATGTTGTCGTAGGCATCCCCATACCCGCGAAAATCCCGATCCAGCCAGTAATAATTCGGGCGGTAATTCAGGGACCTTTCCAGAAATTCGCTGAACGACAGGGCAATGATGGGGGTGTAGCCCTCCAGGGCATGGTTGACATGGTTGGTGTCGTAAATGCGTCCCAGACGTTTGGGGTGCAGGTCAATCGAGAGGTATTCGCCATCTGCATCCTGCGCAAAGACATACCAGTAAGAGGAGATGTCGTAATCGTGGTCCTTGCCCACGATCCTCTTGTTGGCAGAGATCAATTCAGTGGGTTCCAGGAGGGTGAGGTAGCGCTCCTCTTTGTAGAACAATCGCGCTTCACCACACCGGTTGTAAAACCACCTGAGGTCAAACGGCAGGACCTCGCCCCGGAGCAAGAAAAGCTCGTACATGCGGGGGCGAGAGACCTTGTGTTCAGGGGCAGATCGCATCTGCCGGATCAGGCGGTCAATCAGCATGTCAGTGGTTTAAAGCGTCCTCCAGATCATCCAGAATGTCTTCAATGTCCTCAATGCCCACAGACAGGCGCAGCAAAGAAGGGCGGATGCCCAACTCCAGTTTGCGCTGTTCAGAGAGTGAACGGTGTGACGTGGTCCAGGGATAGCTCAGGGTTGTATTCACATCTGCCAGAGAAGGGGCCAGCGGAATCTTCCCTTGCAGCCTGCGAATGAAAGTGTTGAGGTCTCCCCTGAGTTCAAAGGACAACATGCCTGCAAACCCGTCTGGGAAAAGGTCTGCGGCCAGATCAAACTGGGGATGGTCTCCCAGTCCCGGATGGTACACCGCTGCAACCCTGGGGTGGTTGGAGAGCACATCCGCCACGGCCTGGGCATTGTGGGTGTGTGCCCGCATGCGCAGTCCCAGTGTTTTCAGTCCCTGCAAGGTGATCCAGGCATCAAAAGCACTCAGGGTTGCCCCCTGGCGGATCAGGCGCAATCTGGCCTGCTGGATCAAATCCTTGCGACCCGCCAGCGCTCCACCCAGGGCATTGCTGTGCCCGGACAGGTACTTGCTGAGGGAATGGCTGACCAGATCTGCCCCGTGCTCGGCAGGTCGGAAGAGGGCAGGCGTGGCAAAAGTGTTGTCCACGCTGACCAGCACCCCTTTGCTGTGGGCCAGTTCAATCAGGGCAGGAAAGTTGACTGTGGTCATCAGGGGATTGGTCAGGCTCTCCACATGGATCAGGCGCGTTCTGGGCGTGATGGCCTGCTCCACAGCCTCAGCATCGGTGATGTCCAGCAAGGTCACCTCAATGCCCCATCTGGGAAGCTCCTGGGTCAGCAGGGTGTAGGTGCCTCCGTAAGCCTGCTGATCGGCAATCAGGTGGTCTCCCTGCTGCAACACCGCCTGCAAAGCCGCCGCAATGGCCGCCATGCCACTGGCCGCGCACACCGCATCCTCGGTTTTTTCCAGTGCAGCGAGTGCCCCTTCCAGGGTCAGGTGGTTGGGCGTGTTGAAGCGGTAGTAAATCCCTCCATTGGAGGGGGTCTGTTCTGAAAAGACCTGTTCCATGTGGTCCAGGTCATCGAAGGCAAAAACCGTGTTCTGGTAGATGGGTTCCACCAGAGGGCGGCTGGGGGTCTCTTTGGCATGTTCGCCTGCACGGGCGGCCAGGGTGGTGGGTTTGTAAGTCATGTGTTCACAGTTTGGCAAATCCAGATGAGGGTGTATACAGGTAGGGCCGAGAGCCGAGAGCCGAGAGCCGAGAGCCGAGAGCCGAGAGCCGAGAGCCGAGAGCAAGGTAAAAGCTTGCCTCCAACATGTCAAGAAACAAATGTAGGAGCGCAGCGTGCAAGGAGACCAACTTGCGGTCTCCTGGATTGCACAAGACAGCGTGCTGCGCCCTCAAAGCAAAAGCCTCTCTCTCTGCCTTCTGCCCTCTGCCTTCTGCTTTTAGCCCTCGGCCCTCGGCTCTGGGCCCTCGGCCTTTTGCACCGACAACCCAGGCAACACCAGTTGCAGTTTTCCAGCCTGTACCGTCACCGTGACCTCTCCCCCCTTGTTCAGTTGCCCGAAGAGGATCTGGTCTGCCAGGGGTTTTTTCAGGTGTTCCTGAATCACGCGGGCCAGCGGTCTGGCCCCCATGGCTGGATCGTAGCCTTTTTCAGAGAGCCACTGTATGGCGGTTTCATCGATGGTCAGATGGACGTTTTTGGACTTCAGCTGGCCTGCCAGTTCCCGCAGGAATTTGTTCACCACCAGATGCATGGTTTCCCTGGCCAGAGGTTTGAAGGAGACAATGCCGTCCAGCCGGTTTCTGAATTCGGGCGTGAAGGTGCGTTTGATGGCCTCCAGGTCCTCTCCCACCCGCACAGTGCGACCAAAGCCCACCGGGCTTTTGGCATTTTCTTCTGCGCCAGCGTTGGTGGTCATGATCAACACCACACCCCGGAAATCAATCTGTTTGCCGTTGTGGTCGGTGAGTTTGCCGTAATCCATCACCTGCAGCAGGATGTTGTACACGTCCGGGTGGGCTTTTTCGATTTCGTCCAGCAAAACCACACTCTGTGGGTGCCTGAGCACCTGATCTGTGAGCAGTCCGCCCTGATCGAAGCCCACATATCCGGGAGGGGCACCAATCAGACGGGACACGCTGTGTTTCTCCATGTATTCGGACATGTCGAAACGCAGGAATTCTGCTCCCAGCACGCGGGCGAGTTGTTTGGCCAGTTCGGTTTTGCCCACCCCGGTGGGACCTGCGAACAGGAAAGCCCCCACGGGTTTCCCTTCCTGCCTGAGGCCTGCACGGGCCAGTTTGACGGTGTCCGAGACCTCTTTGACCGCCTCGTCCTGACCGTAAACCACCTGCAGGAGCTCTGCTTCCAGATCCTGCAGTCTGGTCTGTTCGGTTTTCTGGATGGCCCCCAGGGGAAGCCGGGCAATCTTGGCCACCACAGCCTCAATGTGCTTTGGGGTCAGCGTCTTGTTGCGCTTGGAGGCAGGTTTGAGGATTTCCAGTGCTCCTGCCTCGTCGATCACATCAATGGCCTTGTCGGGCAGCCTCCGGTCGGTGATGTACTGGGCACTGAGTTCCACGGCAGCCCTCAGGGCAGGCTTCGTGAATTTGAGCTTGTGGTGCTGCTCATAGTAAGGAGCAATGCCTTCCAGAATTTTGATGGCATCTTCCTGGGTGGGTTCTGGCACGTCAATTTTCTGGAAACGGCGGCCCAGTGCACGGTCTTTTTCCAGGTGCTTGTATTCCTCGTAGGTGGTGGCCCCGATGGTGCGCAGGTGCCCCTTGCTGAGGGCGGGTTTCAGCAGGTTGCTGGCGTCCATAGAGCCGCCTT contains:
- a CDS encoding trans-sulfuration enzyme family protein; this translates as MTYKPTTLAARAGEHAKETPSRPLVEPIYQNTVFAFDDLDHMEQVFSEQTPSNGGIYYRFNTPNHLTLEGALAALEKTEDAVCAASGMAAIAAALQAVLQQGDHLIADQQAYGGTYTLLTQELPRWGIEVTLLDITDAEAVEQAITPRTRLIHVESLTNPLMTTVNFPALIELAHSKGVLVSVDNTFATPALFRPAEHGADLVSHSLSKYLSGHSNALGGALAGRKDLIQQARLRLIRQGATLSAFDAWITLQGLKTLGLRMRAHTHNAQAVADVLSNHPRVAAVYHPGLGDHPQFDLAADLFPDGFAGMLSFELRGDLNTFIRRLQGKIPLAPSLADVNTTLSYPWTTSHRSLSEQRKLELGIRPSLLRLSVGIEDIEDILDDLEDALNH
- the gcvP gene encoding aminomethyl-transferring glycine dehydrogenase; protein product: MTRKSLQHLNLQDDFISRHIGPNEQEILEMLNTLGVNTLDELVESTLPESIRFEGELKVGRTFTEVEALADLKSKASKNKVFKSYIGMGYYGTLVPHVILRNVLENPGWYTAYTPYQAEISQGRLEMLLNFQQMVMDLTGMEVANASLLDEATAAAEAMTLAKRSNKKSKSNKYFVASDIHPQTLDVIQTRAQYFGFEVVVGNPETDLKDADVFGVQLQYPNTYGEVKDLTSVIDTAHARGALVSVATDLLALTVLKAPGEMGADVVIGNSQRFGVPMGFGGPHAAFFACRDEYKRSAAGRIIGVSKDARGNTAYRMAMQTREQHIRREKATSNICTAQALLANMAAAYAVYHGPDTLRTIAERVERLTSIVRVALESAGFKPNTAHFDTLTFEGNVEEVRSRALAAEINLRFEAGKVGLSLDESTTLDDVVTLIEVLTGQKADLAALDQKVVDGDISGIPAGLERTSAYLQHPVFNTHHSEHGMLRYLKHLENKDYSLVHGMIPLGSCTMKLNATTEMIPVTWPEFGSIHPFAPVDQTEGYQEMITELESWLADITGYDAISMQPNSGAQGEYAGLLVIQKYHEARGEGHRNICLIPSSAHGTNPATASMMGLDVVVVKCDENGNVDLEDLKTKVEKHSANLSALMVTYPSTHGVYEESITQICDLIHEHGGQVYMDGANMNAQVGLAKPGLIGSDVSHLNLHKTFAIPHGGGGPGMGPIGVKAHLAPYLPNHKVRPVNKSSTGAVSAAPYGSGAILPISWMYIRLLGNEGLKKSTEVALLNANYIARKLSGHYPVLYTGRHERVAHECIIDIRPLKEATGITEEDIAKRLMDYGFHAPTMSFPVPGTLMIEPTESEPKAELDRFIEAMVSIRQEIREVEDGLIKAEDTALHNAPHTMLDLTDASWERAYTRETAVFPSRHTRASKYWPSVNRVDNVYGDRNFVCACPPVSEYEEAELV
- the clpA gene encoding ATP-dependent Clp protease ATP-binding subunit ClpA, producing MITETLEQSIQRAVQLAHSYGHEYITLEHMLYALMDDEDARPVLQACGIDLSILEDALETEFDNMEGYDDVRPTSTLAFDRVLQRALRQMRAAAQEQVTGAQVLVALLEEDTSVARFLLEEQGMTRLDAIEYISHGKRKFQVTTNPGEGLTQPTQAGGSDNDPLKLYCVDLTDRARAGLIDPMIGREFELERTMQVLARRTKNNPVLVGEPGVGKTAIVEGLARKIALQEVPELLSDMTLYSLDMGALLAGTRYRGDFEERLKAVIAALEGRKVILFIDEIHTIVRAGAVEGGSMDASNLLKPALSKGHLRTIGATTYEEYKHLEKDRALGRRFQKIDVPEPTQEDAIKILEGIAPYYEQHHKLKFTKPALRAAVELSAQYITDRRLPDKAIDVIDEAGALEILKPASKRNKTLTPKHIEAVVAKIARLPLGAIQKTEQTRLQDLEAELLQVVYGQDEAVKEVSDTVKLARAGLRQEGKPVGAFLFAGPTGVGKTELAKQLARVLGAEFLRFDMSEYMEKHSVSRLIGAPPGYVGFDQGGLLTDQVLRHPQSVVLLDEIEKAHPDVYNILLQVMDYGKLTDHNGKQIDFRGVVLIMTTNAGAEENAKSPVGFGRTVRVGEDLEAIKRTFTPEFRNRLDGIVSFKPLARETMHLVVNKFLRELAGQLKSKNVHLTIDETAIQWLSEKGYDPAMGARPLARVIQEHLKKPLADQILFGQLNKGGEVTVTVQAGKLQLVLPGLSVQKAEGPEPRAEG
- a CDS encoding SMI1/KNR4 family protein, with product MLIDRLIRQMRSAPEHKVSRPRMYELFLLRGEVLPFDLRWFYNRCGEARLFYKEERYLTLLEPTELISANKRIVGKDHDYDISSYWYVFAQDADGEYLSIDLHPKRLGRIYDTNHVNHALEGYTPIIALSFSEFLERSLNYRPNYYWLDRDFRGYGDAYDNIEVEWDEDAIY